In Indioceanicola profundi, the genomic stretch CCGAAGCTGCATTGGCCGAAACAGAACGTCGTGCGCAGTCGCTGGACGCACGTTGCAATGTACTGGACGAGACCCTGACCGAAGCACGTTCGGCAAGGATGGAACTGGAGGCCGAACTGGCATCGACACGCGCCCGGAATTCCGCATTGGAAGGGCAGCTCCGGTCCGCTGAGGAGAGGCAGCAAGCCTGCGAACAATGTCGTGCCGACCTTGCAGAAGAAACGGCACGCCTGTTCAAGGATGGCACCGCATCCGCAGCCCGTGCCGCGACATTCGAGGAGCGCTGCGAGGGCCTGAGCCATGAGCTGGCCCGGCTCCGCAGCGAGTTGGACCGTGAACGGGAGCGACGGATCAGGCTTGAAGCTGCCCAACCAGGGCCGGTGGAGCCGCACCAGGATTAAGACTGATCCAGGATGGCCGCTCGACGTTCCGGCGCGGGAGCCGTGCTGGAAAGTTCCGTTCGGATCATTACGCCCCGTCGAATCCCAATTGCAGATGCGAATGACTTGCATTATAGAGCAGAGAGCAGCCGGCGTGGACCGGCAGGTGCCTTCGCCGCATCGGGAGCAAGCTCTTCATGTATGTCTGCGTCTGCAATGCGATCAATTGTAAGACTGTGCGCCGAGCGGCGGAGAACGGGGCTGGCACCGTGGCCGGCGTTTTCAAATCGGTGGGCAAGACCCCGCAGTGCGGTCGTTGCTTCACCACTATGCGCGGCATGATCGAAGAGCACGCGCCAGCATCCTGCGTGCCCGTGCCTGTCGCCGTCGCAGCGGAATAAGACCGCCGGAGAATCATGGCGGCAACCGCTCGTCCCCTGTTCTGTTGCCCCTGCATCTACCGATGCGGAGCAGCGGAATGGCAAAGGATCACGGAAACCAGATCAAGAATGATGCCCAGTACGAGGCGATGCGCGCCAAGGGCATGAGGAAGGAAAGGGCGGCCCGGATCGCCAATGCCAACGCCCAGGAAGGTGGAAACCCCGCCAGTGAGCGCGGCGGTCATGCCTCGAAGTACGAATCGCGCAGCAAGTCCGATCTTTATGATGAGGCCCGGAAGATCGGAATCGAGGGCCGCTCACGGATGAGCAAGGATGAGTTGATCGACGCGCTGCGGCACCATTGACCTGATCCGCACATGTGAAAAGGGGCGTAGGTGGCTTCCACCCGCGCCCCAACTCATTTCCGCCCTGTACGTCAGCCCTTGACCAGCGGGCAGGCGCTCTTTTCCAGCGGCGTATAGGCATCGTCGCCCGGGATCGTACGGATCAGCTTGTAATAGTCCCAGGGCTGCTTGCTTTCGGTCGGGCTCTTCACCTCGAACAGGTACATGTCCTTGGTCATGCGGCCGTCTGCGCGGACCTTGCCGCCATTCTCACCGACGAAGGCATCCTGGACCGGCAGCTCGCGCATCTTCTCCGCCACGGCCTTGCTCTCATCGGTGCCGGCGGCTTCAACGGCCTTCAGATAGTGCAGCACGGCGGAATAGGTGCCGGCGTGGATCATGTTGGGCATGCGGCCCATTTTCTCGAAGTAACGCTTCGACCACTCCCGCGACTGGTCATTGCGGTCCCAGTAGAAGCCTTCCGTCAGGGTCAGACCCTGCGCGGTCTTCAGGCCGAGCGCATGGGCGTCGGTCAGGGTGAACAGCAGACCGGCAAGCTTCTGACCGCCCTGGACGATGCCGAACTCCGCTGCCTGCTTGATGGCGTTCGTGGTGTCCGTGCCGGCATTGGCCAGCCCGATCACCTCGGCCCCGGAGGATTGCGCCTGCAGCAGGAAGGAGCTGAAATCGGATGTGTTCAGCGGGTGGCGCACAGCCCCCACCACCTTGCCGCCGGCAGCCTTCACGAACTCGCCGGTATCCTTCTCAAGCTGGTGGCCGAAGGCATAATCGGCGGTCAGGAAGTACCAGCTCTTGCCGCCGGCCTCCACGACTGCGCCGCCGGTGCCGCGCGACAGCGCATAGGTGTCGTAGGCCCAGTGAAAGCCCGTGGGAGAACAGGCATCGCCGGTCAGGCGGGAGGTAGCCGCACCGGTCACGATGTCGATCTTTCCCCGCTCCTTCGCCAGTTCCTGCACGGCAAGAGCCACTGAGGAGGTCGTCAGCTCTGCAATCATGTCGACGCCTTCGGCATCGAACCATTGGCGGGCGGTGGACACGCCGATGTCAGGCTTGTTCTGGTGGTCGGCATTGAGCAGTTCGATTTTCTTGCCCAGTACGGTGCCGCCGACTTCATCAATGGCCATCTGCGCGGCCACGACGGAGCCCTTGCCGCCGAAGTCGGCATAGGGGCCGGACTGGTCGTTCAGAACGCCGATCTTGACCACATCGCCGGACACCTGCGCGGCGGCGGCGGATGCGCCGAACGCCAGGGCGATGCCGGCGGCGGCGGCGAGGCAGCGAGACTTGAGATTCATGAAAATCCTCCCAGAGATGTTCTCAGCGCCATTGTCATGGGGCCGGCGCTTTTGCCCCCTGCGGATCAGAGCTTTATCTT encodes the following:
- a CDS encoding (2Fe-2S)-binding protein, with the protein product MYVCVCNAINCKTVRRAAENGAGTVAGVFKSVGKTPQCGRCFTTMRGMIEEHAPASCVPVPVAVAAE
- a CDS encoding DUF7218 family protein, yielding MAKDHGNQIKNDAQYEAMRAKGMRKERAARIANANAQEGGNPASERGGHASKYESRSKSDLYDEARKIGIEGRSRMSKDELIDALRHH
- a CDS encoding ABC transporter substrate-binding protein, whose translation is MNLKSRCLAAAAGIALAFGASAAAAQVSGDVVKIGVLNDQSGPYADFGGKGSVVAAQMAIDEVGGTVLGKKIELLNADHQNKPDIGVSTARQWFDAEGVDMIAELTTSSVALAVQELAKERGKIDIVTGAATSRLTGDACSPTGFHWAYDTYALSRGTGGAVVEAGGKSWYFLTADYAFGHQLEKDTGEFVKAAGGKVVGAVRHPLNTSDFSSFLLQAQSSGAEVIGLANAGTDTTNAIKQAAEFGIVQGGQKLAGLLFTLTDAHALGLKTAQGLTLTEGFYWDRNDQSREWSKRYFEKMGRMPNMIHAGTYSAVLHYLKAVEAAGTDESKAVAEKMRELPVQDAFVGENGGKVRADGRMTKDMYLFEVKSPTESKQPWDYYKLIRTIPGDDAYTPLEKSACPLVKG